GCAgctggcggcggcgagggcggtGATCTACGAGCTGGACACGGCACAGGAGACTAGGCAACTCTCTGCCGAGGAGATGGATCTACGGAAGGAGCTGAAACATGCCGTCCTCGGCCTGGCCTCCCTGGGCCGGACCATGGCGCGGCAACGCGCCAGAACCAAGCAGCTCAGCGAGGGCGACGCATGCACGCGGTACTTCCACCTACAGGCCTGCCATCGTCGTCGCAAGAACTACCTCTTCGCCATCAACCATAACGGGCAAACGTTCTCTGAAGAGGAAGCAAAGGAGAACATCGTCTTTTCATACTATAATGATCTGCTAGGGACTGCCTTCAACCGGGCGCATCGCATTGACCTACCCCAACTTGGGCTTCCCCAGCTGGACCTTGCTGACCGAGCCGCTCCGTTCTCCACGGCAGTCAAGGAAACACTGTCTAACCGCGCCCCTGGCCCCGATGGGCTGAACGGCTCCTTCTACAGGGCAGCCTGGGGGATCGTTGGGCGCGATGTCGTTCGCACCTTCCAGGCGCTATGGGACATGGACTTTAGAAGCTTTCACCACCTTAACGAAGCTGTcatgctgctgctgcataagatGCAAACGCGGGGTTAAAGGACTACAGACCCATCAGCTTGATTCACTCGATGGGGAAGCTTTTCTCCAAGTGCCTGGCCTTGCGTCTAGCACCAAGAATGCATGAGTTGGTCAGGCTCAACCAGGGACGAAGCTAGGAAAAAACTTAGGAGGGGCTAAATAACggcaattagcaagaaaagaggtttagcaaatctcagcccctcctacatgtacatctacagctgaaatttcaGACGATGGCTCTACGGGGCTTCGCTTGCTCGTGAGcagtagggggggctggagcccccctagccccaccgctggctccgtgcctggGCTCAACCAATTGGCATTAATCCGAGGTCGGCAGATACACGAGAATTTCAAGATGGTGCAGCTTACGTGCAGATGGCTGCACGCCCGCCGTTGCCAGCGGTGCTGCTCAAAATGGACCTCGCCAAGGCCTTCGACTCTGTGGCCTGGCCGTTCCTGCTTGAGGTTCTGGAGCACACCGTGTCGGGGATCAATACCAGGGTATCCGAAGAGAATGAGCTAATAACCATTAACATTGAtttatccgagcagtcaagagcgcgactacaaatccaaccgacccctaggtgcgcaagctccgcctcacccag
Above is a genomic segment from Miscanthus floridulus cultivar M001 chromosome 3, ASM1932011v1, whole genome shotgun sequence containing:
- the LOC136543172 gene encoding uncharacterized protein, with protein sequence MTTDRQNPTSVEAHPAPVPRDESGADELRGLVRRQAVEHLLQERIRQRPRHWLAGTADSSDHAPLLLVLNSEPWARPRFRFDDYWTKIDGFQDVVRIAWDGHIAAFDPCRVLDQKIRAVAKALRSWRATRIGNIRLQLAAARAVIYELDTAQETRQLSAEEMDLRKELKHAVLGLASLGRTMARQRARTKQLSEGDACTRYFHLQACHRRRKNYLFAINHNGQTFSEEEAKENIVFSYYNDLLGTAFNRAHRIDLPQLGLPQLDLADRAAPFSTAVKETLSNRAPGPDGLNGSFYRAAWGIVGRDVVRTFQALWDMDFRSFHHLNEAVMLLLHKMQTRG